Within Primulina tabacum isolate GXHZ01 chromosome 5, ASM2559414v2, whole genome shotgun sequence, the genomic segment GATAAGGCACGTCTCGCCTTGCACCTTGGGCTCAAAGGCGCCTTTAACAACTATGCTTGGCACAGAAATTTCTGACAAGTTTTAGCCTCTGTTACCTGATAGTTCCTTACGCTATCTGTCCTTAATCGGAGACCAATCCAATCCCAAAAGACAAAATACCAATACCACTAAACACTGCAAACTTTTTATCTCATTTATGACAGCTATTCGACTCCAAAAAGAACAGAGGATTATCCTTGTGGTGTTGAATCACtttaaacaatctcaaatgcaGAACTATATTTATCACTTCTTTCACAAAGTGAACAATAGCTCACAAGATAGGTGTTATCAAAccttttattcaaaatgagtACCTCGCTGTCGAAGAAATTGCAAGTAAAATCAAAAAGGGTATTGTcagttaaaaaaaatcaatcaacTTACCGAGAAAAAGAGAAAGAGAGGACAATTGCCTTCCATTTTCTTTGTACCAGCGTAGGCAGCATCCAGCTTCCTGTTTCCTAGAGGGGTACTAGACCAAACACCATATTTTATACTTTTATGGATATTATCTTCGCTGAAAGACTTAATAACAAAAAATTTGGCTCGTTCATAGTCAACTATGAAATCTAGGGAGTTAAACTCGTTGACTTGAAACCCAGAAGTAGACTCAACATCTTTAATGCCTGATGCAGACCCCTCTTCAGAGGAATTCCTTCCTTTTGCCTTCGACGCCCTTGGCCCACGGTTCCGGTCACTTGAAGTACCTAGTGTATCAGCGGAAGTACTGATAGTTTCCCGTTCTCTTTCGCGTCTTCCACCTTTGTCAATAGCAAACTGATTTCGGCTAAAACTAGACCCAGAACCACTTTGGTATGAACTACCATGAGCATAATATCTGGATGAGGAGTTTGGTGTCGCTCCAAAACCCTGAAATGCCTGCCAATACGTAattagaaatcaagaaaaaggcAGGTCTATAATTAGGTTTTCCGTAAATGGTTTAAAGATTATATTAAATTTCCATTAGCATGTTCTAGTCAATAGTAACTCATACTGGTATTCGATATTCCCAAAAAAATGCTACACATCATATGAAAGTTAGCACTATATATAGCAGTGTGGGATGACAAAACGTTAAAATACAAAGCAATTAGCACACTACACCTTTATGCTAAAAATACACAGATTTGGTACACATTAAGAATGAAAcatttggtatatattatgtaTTCTAGTAGAAGTTTTGACAGGTCAGCCAAAATTCATTTGAAGTTCCTAGCAAAAATAATCTTCACAGCCTTAATCAGTCATGAAAGCAATGACAATAGAAAGGCACAAAGATGATTGTTTATCTCAGTTGTGGAGGCTTTGCGTCTATTTTTTCAATGTGAAAAGAATGTACAAgcttataagaaaattttaaacaaacctGTGCAACATTTTGCTCATATGATCCAAGAATGCCAATAGGTTGAGGGTATACAGTTCCAGAACTTAATGGAGACATGAACCTGCTAGTGTCTAGAGAACTGGAACGACTTGGCAATCGTTCGCTGGATCCAAACTCTCCAGGGAATTTGTAAAGACCAAGTCCGCTATTTCCGGATAGATCCCCTCCACCAAAAGATCCAAAAGGTAGATAATAACCTGAGCCAGGCCCAAAAAAAGTGCTGTCAATCAAATTTTCTTGACTGCTACTTccacctggcatcaactcagcCTGTGAAACTGAATGCACCGAAGTAGCATGTGGTGGGCCAGGTGAAACAGCTGGAGGATAGTATGGCGGAGTCACAGGTATTTGGTGTGGAGAGAACAGCTGACCATCAATCATTATTGTCGATAAAGGGCTAGGCAATGGAGGAAACTGTCCATATGCCATCTGGGAGTCGAAGCCATAGCCCGGGGGAAAGAAGAGTGAAGAATTTTCGTTGTACATCGCCTTAAACGTGATGAAACACATTTTAGCATCTCACTGCTCTCTATTTCAGTAAAATAACATAGATGCAACAAATTTATATATACCTACCGGAGGTATGATTTGCAAGTTGCTGGCATTGTCCCAGTTACCACTGCCATTGTCGAAACCTAGAGAGCAAAGGTTGATAATAAACCTAAGCCACATAAAGAAAGCAAGAACAATACAAGTAACAGGAAACAAAATGTACAACAGCCAAAGGCATTTTCTACCAATTGTCTTTTCCAAAAACTGACGTTAAACCCAGTCATAGTCTTCAAATTCAACATGAGTCACATGATATTTTTCCCGCTGTAAAAGTTAATTGATGCGGGTAAAAGTTAATTAACGGAAGTCTCAAATCCCCGCATAGAAGTGCGTCGATGGAAGTTTTTAAGTCCCCAATTTTCTAGGTGAGTAACAGTGACATCGATGCATTACACACTAGAAATCATGTTTTCCATGATCCACAAAATGCTTAGCCAATTATCTTACTATATGCAGACAGTAAGCATCAACAAAAAATGAGAATATAATTCCCAACCTTGCAAGAACAGGACAAATTACCTTTCTTATCATTGAGCGTGAAATGTGAATGTTTCTATACATGAAAGTACTACTGCCTACATTTAAATAGAGATACATCAAAACACTAACCTCCAAAATAATAATTCTGGTCTTGAGGTTTATATGAACTGAATGGATACGTAGTGGTGAGAGATCCACTAGTTTCCGAAGTTGCCGGCATATCTTTTGTGTTTCTTGAAGCCCCCAAGATGGCAGCATTTGGAGGAGGATTTACAGAAATAATCCTTTCATCTTTTGGTGAAAGTGGCTAATATAATCAGATAGAAACAAAAATGAAGCAAATCATCAAAGCTAATTTGAGCATATAGATATAAGATCCAAGTAAAACAATGCATTGCTGATAACTCACCTGCTCAGTCATGTTATGCAGCTCAATAGTTATGTCACCTACATCACCAAGGCAATCAACAACTTTTTAAGAAAGGAAATAAAGGTCactaaaaaatatcaataagCATTTATAAGCTACTTGAAATATTATAAACCTTGTGATTAGAAGTCAAACTAATAAATTAAACCACAAAAATGAAGAAGACTGGGTTAATTCAAAGTACTCCGACCATTTTACAACACATGATGATGTGTAGGTAAAATAGACACAAATAAGGATACAAAAAGGAAATGTAAGGCTAAGAAATCCCTTCCAATATGGATGACAGAGTCCATTTACGATGTCAGGTGCCAATTTAAGAGGTTAAAAAATGCCAGTTAAAAAAAATAGCATGCTAAGCAGGAGATAAGACCATGGCATGAGTATTTCTGTGCTCTGGTGGCTAAACTTAAACCAAGGATGGGGCGCAAATCATGTAGATTACTTTCGATTTCGGATATTTCTTAGGTATTCTACTCGGTATAGATTTCACTTTTTTCTTCTCTTGTTCGTCAGCTTATGTTATTTCTGTATCAATGGAGCCACGATTTcggacaaaaaaaaatttaaaccttGTTTGGAAGGAAATTGTGAAATGGGTATTTAACTGGTTTTGCATCTTATTATTAATAGATTGGTAACATAAAGACAAAAGAGAAAACCGTACGCTTatgacatacatgcattgcccgCATTTCATTTAACCAAAGTGAGAAAATAGTAAACAAAAAAACCAAAATTATAATAACAAAAAGTTGCATATTATTGATTGTCAGAAAAGTACAACCCTTGAGATTGATATAATGAGAAAATATTGCATTCAATTAGAGAAAAGACATACAAataaaaaggtaacaaaaaaatatagtaAAAATCTAAAgaacaaaattaaaatcatgtagactttttcaaaattattgacATATGAGCGTATAAAATTGACAGTAAAAATATGTCATTGCCATTTTCATTACTGGATTAACTAATTTGATATTAAAAAGAAGTGCTCCTATGTGTGTATTATAGTATACATACTACTCGGaaagttttatcagaattatttCTATTCAGCTTGTGTTTTAATAACTTAGCGGTAAGATAATTCTTGTGATAAACTTGAGAATATGAGCGATCGATTTGAATATTCAGAGTTTCAGTAGTCTTCAATGTCTGATGATTGCCTCGTTAAATGCTTGAAATTTCAAATGTTAATAATCTTGTAAATGGTCCTTCATTTTACGACCAACAGCCTTTCATGTAGAGAATGTCACATGTTTTGTCCTCTTTACAAAATTAGCATGCGACTATAGCAAATATGTGCCGAATAACAATAGCAGAATCGGTTAACAATAACGACAGGTATAGAAATGTGATGTCATAATATTTATGCATTATTTCTAAATGTCATGTAACACGTCAAACAGAGAACAAAAAAACCAATGAGGCATTTATAAGAAATTTAACAAATGAATAACATAAACAAAACATTAATATGCATTATAACTTAATTTATTTTCACCGTGTTATGTTACACCGCCGTAACATACCTATATCAACTCAAACGATCAATTTTCAACTTCAAATCCTTGGCCTATATTAATTTCATTACAAGGCGAATAAATAATTTCACTCAACATCACTTAAAATATCACGAGAATTTCCGAAGTTCAAACActaatattttctaaaaaatctTATCCAGGCTAATTATTTTCCAAACTTCGTTCTAAACTTCCTGAATTCCGTAATTCGCAATATTAATTTATGGCAATACTTAAAATCGAATTACTCAACGTTATAATTCGAAAATTCCCAAAATTACACAAACGGCCCGACAACAACCTAGGTTCACGGGAATTTACCTCGAAATCAACCAGATCATGTACCTACAAAAGTAAAACAACAAATAATGAATTTTGGTGCAATAGAGGGATCGAAAATCGAGTTAAATCGAGCAAGCATTAATCTTACCCGGGGCAGCCTGTAAATAACTGATCAAAGAACTGAAATCGAGCTTCAGATGCACCCCAAATCGAAGCTAAAACCAGGCTGGTCGGAACAATGTTCGCTCGCGGTGGTGCAGCGGTGGAAACTTGGCGGTTCACGGCTGAAACTGCTGGGAAAGAGCTGGCTTTGGTCGGGATTCCTTCCTCTACTCGAAAACAAGCTTCCCACGGCCTCAAACACACAATCTCCAGTTAAATGGACTGAAATCGCGAGAGACGAACAGCGCGCGCGAGAAGGGTCGACGGGTCGCAGTTGGGTCCCGATTTCCCTCGAAATATATGTGGATCCAATAGATATCTTAGGTCTCGGGCTTTCCAAATATGTTATCAATTTCAATTTCCGGTAACAAATGGAGGAGAATCGAGGCGGCAAATGGGCGGTGAGGGTTTGGAAGAAATTGGGCGAAATCGGGGAGAGAGAGAATCGGTGTGTAGAGTGGGCGTAGTATTTATAGTAGAGCTCGAAATGtgattggttttttttttttagcaaaAACTTGACGGTCCTGTCGTATTTTACGAAAcagattttttatttgggttattcataaaaaaacattacttttaactttaagagtattactttttattgtgaatattgataaAATTGActtgtctcacatataaagattcgtgggactgtctcacaagagatctattcTTCGTTTTATTTCAATTGTGAGTCGTATTGATATTGTGTGTAATCTCGATATTTTcaatggcaaaaatttgtgtgtcTGACGACttcacgagtcatattttatgagacggatatcttattttggtcatccatgaaaattattactttttatgctaagaatactacttttattgtgaatatcgctagggttgacatgtctcatagataaagattcgtgagaccgtctcacaagtgACTTATTCTAAGATTAAAACACTAATCCAAGTATTTGTAAACTAAAAAATGGTATTAACTACTTCTCAAACAAACGGCCAATTTGCGTTTACTATGACACATGGTGACAACTTTGTCTTAGCAtgcaattaaattaaaaatcgaAACAATAGAAAACGTGGCATAACCTTTGAAGTGTCACTAGTTTAGGGTCTGACAGCTTTGTTCTTCACCGTtctcaaatttttttgaaaaaatttgatCGATTTTCTTTAATCACCTCAGTGCACGTTTATTTCTGCGTAAAAGTTGTGTGatgaataaaatttttcaaTAATCTTCATGAAGGTTTGATATGTATGgtaaatttttttgtatattttctactgatattttttgtatatattttagaCTTCTTTTATTGTTTACTTTTTATTATCTTTTTTGTCAAtaaatttatagattttaaaataGTGATACTAAAAAATCTTTACATATATGCATTCATTATCATTATTTATTGATCATTTTTCAGCCATATTTTAATAATGATACCGGGCATTTAACATACGAAAatcttttacccaattttctaGTAGATTTCCCAGATAAAGTACTCATcgaattataattataattttagtacatgaaaaaaaaaattgaacaatTAGACGAAAAAATATAAGGAATAAGTCGTGTAAATGATAGTTTAAGGTATAATGTATTGATAATATGCATGCATAACTAAAAGGGTAAAATACGTAATTTATAGAACGAGAAAGTTTAGTGGGTGTTGGTCCTGTTGGAGATCCATTGAATCCTCAGCTGCGAAATTGCAGATCAAACAAAACACAAACTTCAGCCTGTATGAGCAGTGGCAGAGTAGCTGGGCTTGTCTTTTGCGTCATTTTTCTTCAGGTATTCCATCCTAACCACGGCAGCGATGGCCAATGAAGACGCCTCGATCAAGTATTGCAATAAAGCCGCCTCAGCCTGTCAAAGGACAGCTTAATAAGGTAATTTCAAAGCTTTGAAAAGCCTGGTACTTTTTCTAAACAAAAGTTGCTCAGCACCGACAAACTGATTCATGTTCCACCACCAGAATCACGTGATTGATTCCGATTGTTTACTAGTATCAGGTCACCTTCAGTCACCCAAACTAATCCACCCGTAGCCTTCATGGAACAGTTACGAGGGTTATGTTTTGAACATCAACCTCACATGCAACAGTTATGCAGGTAATAAATTAACAAATCTTTATCAAAATGCACACAACCATTGACCTCAGAGAGAGAGACTGATGAAATCGGTGAACGAAAGGACTACATGGTGGAGGCCGTACAGACAGGGGGGGTTCTAAAGGAGAATCGAGATGATGGTGTGCTTCAgagaacaagaaaatccattttgggcatAAATCAGAACAAAATTTACAATTACTCAACCAACTCTTATGGTTTTAGATAGTATTTTACTCGTGTACAAAAAATCGTATTTAGTGCAGTATAAAGAAATATAACCCACGCTTTTATAAGCAATGCCTCGATGGAAAGAAATTAGGCACATTCCTATATATTACCCATCCAATTTAAATCATGTATAAAAGTTGCAAATTTTCATATAATAGGTACCATAAtaccataaaaaaattataaagaaTTTTTAATCCTGGTAAAGTATGCATATGAGTATGTATGTATACAACCATTCTCCACTAAGAACATTTTCAATTTAATCTTAGTTTTACCCAAATCCTCCATCAAGACAAGATAAAGGTTCATACAGAGTACAAAAAAtaatgagaaaaagagatggaGAGACGCACAACAATTCATGATTGCCTATGATCTGCTGTTGAGTCCCCGTTTGTTGCCAAGCCTCTGATTTTGACGTCATAATAGACTTCTTCAACTCTTTTAAGGTCATATTTCATCCCTGATTCCCAATGaaaatcatgcatcatattGTACCTTTGGGCAGTAAACTTAATGCAAAATGTAAATTCAAACTATGTTACTAGttaattaaagcataaaatcgggCTAAAACTGAAATGTGTTCAATGCAAAATGTACATTCAAACTATGTGACTAGCTAATTAAAGCACAAAAAGGGGCTAAAACTGAAATGTGAATTCATTGAACATAATAAATCGGATGCTCATACCAAAGATATTGTCTTACCGTCAAATTTCTTGCGTAAAAAGTCATTTCGCAAGTTGAGCATGCGGAATGCAGCGTGAAGATCTGTCAAAAACTTTAATACTTTCCTTGGGCAGTCATAATCCCCAGCAGTCACTTGGTTCACAACATACCTAGGCTACAAATCATGCGGCCACATCTCACAGAATCAATCAGCAAGCACCCTGTCTTTAAATTAACATTACCATGCTATGTATTTAAACTCTCTCTCTTTTCGGAACATACGGACAAAGCAATGTTTCGTATTATCAAATGTAAATTTTCTTTAGAACTGTGAACATTCTCTATTTCCACAAATTTAGAAATCTAATTATTTCATCATCCAAAATCTTTAATTTTGATTAAAAGATCTGAAATCTAAAACTTCATAGCAGTTAAAGGCTTTAGATGCGCGCTTACCAACTCATTGGACATAAAACAAATTCCTGCACGGAAACAAAAGTTTATCATGACAAGACTATGGACATGTATGAAAGACAAAATAAAAAGTCAAACGTGGTGTcttgaaaaaagaaaataaaagaaacagAGCCAATATGTTTACAAGGTATAAACAGGAAACAAGTGCCATTTTCTTCATATTCGTGTACTCTTATAATGTGACCTCCCTCTCCCCCAATTTTAAAAGGCTATAAGAGCTTTTGGCTCAACCACTGATATGCAGCGTGCAAGCCGTTAAAGCACAAACTCAAGTGATGAATTTTTCACTAGACATTTTAAAAGCTTAAAAACACTGGCAACTTCAAATAACAGATAGTTGACCACCGCATCATATTGTATCTTTGGGCAGTAAACTAAAGTGGTACTATATGTATCAATTAGTTAAGTACTGATTTACTCGTACACCAAAAAAGATAACGATAATATCATGACAAAACATGATCTTAAAGAAGCAAGCAATTTCTCAGAGCCAGAATCTATTATTGGGACCAAAACTAATAAAAACTTCGACACTTACCAACGAGGTAATCTTCAACATCAAGGCCGAATTCCAATAATTTTACTGTGTACATGATCAAGAGACAGAAGATTCAAACAAAGCTATTTCACAGAGGATGCCTCAGTAACTATCTAGGAACAAAAGAAATAAAGTTTGAATACCAAAAACATCACGTAGTGACTAATTGAGTTCTGGATAAGTAAGAGTAGATAAGTGGAGTTTTTTGCTAGTAGTGAACAACAATGCATGTCTAAGACAGTTAACCAACATTATAAACAATCGGGATGAATATTTCAACCTAACATATTTATGGCAGAATGAATGACATGTAAAATCAACTTCATGATGTAGAACAATAAATTGAATATGATAAATAAAAACTTTCAACAAGACGCATTAAAACAAAACAAGGTGTGGAAAAACGAACTATCAAACCATTTGTTTCCTCGTCTCTAAAACGAACTATCAAACCATTTGTTTCCTCGTCATTATCAAATTTGTCTCAAGCACATTTCACCAGTTATACACAATCACTATGAAAGACATCTAAATACTGCAACAAAGGCATGCAATGCCTACTGGTCACTTTGTTTCTTTACAAATTGAAAGCAAATATCAGTCCATAAATATCATGCATCAAATGAGAAATTTTAATTCCACTGTCACGTaaaataaacttgaacatacaccCAAGTTTTTCCTCAGCCTCCATATGATGAAGAAGATCCCCAGTTTCTAACCAATGCATAAATGCTAGCAGTGACACCACAGTTTGTGTTTCACTCCTCCAATCACCATGATACCTAAAAATCGCCAGCAATAAATATCTCTGTGGAAAGAAGGGGGTCTTTGAGCACAATAATCTCCTACCTATAATATTGCCCAGGGTGTTCCTGCATAATTTCTGCAAGCTTACTGTAGAGATCCCTCAGCATATCAATGTGCCCCTTAGCCTTCGCTAGAACATCTATTTTAACAgtcgaatcttagaaaaatAACATGAAAGATGAGAACAAACACCGTGCAATTTCCAAGACAAATACAAAATAAAGGTTCTTGGAATTCTCACCCGAGATTCAGCTTCATATTTTTTACCTTCCTCTACCATACTAGATTGCactttaaagaaaaatagataTTCGCATGCACATGCTCATATTTCCATACTACATTAAGTCAGCAATTTAACTAGATTCGATTAACCACCAAAGCAGATACTATTTCTCTCACTGTTGAGATAATCATAGCCTTCAAAATCATGGTAAATGAGAAAATCAAACAGCAAAATCGAAAAAGTACGAAACAAAGTTAAATCTAGAATCATACCAGGTACAGGTTGAGACTGATGAATGAGCAGAAGGCTATAGTGCATGAGCCTAGTGGTGGACTCGATCTCCCGAGAGATGTTCCTTATGCGCTCGCGTGAGTCGCCAGTGTCCTCGAGTTGGTGGCGTAACTCCTCAAACTGGTTCTCCAATGCCCGAACATTGGGTGATGGAAGCACGTTGATTCCACTCTCTCCACCAGACATTGACCTGACATGGTAGGAGCGTTGGGCAGGGAAAACGACCACGTTTCGTGGGAGGAGAAGGCAAGGTTGGGATTGGGGGATAGGGTTTAGCGAGCGAAGGGAAAATGCGAATTTTGTACAGATTACGCTTCGAAAGACTGCTTTCATGTTTGGCGACTTCATGACAAAAATCACGAATTTAATACATAGAAATCAATATCAAGATTGTAAATCATCTCAAAAGTGATATATAGATAATGATTGTTTGATAATCAGCGGTATGAGATAAAGTATTGGttacaaaaaaatatacaaatggGACTGTTAATTGTTGCATCCAAGAATAACAAGATCCAAA encodes:
- the LOC142546314 gene encoding YTH domain-containing protein ECT4-like isoform X1 produces the protein MTEQPLSPKDERIISVNPPPNAAILGASRNTKDMPATSETSGSLTTTYPFSSYKPQDQNYYFGGFDNGSGNWDNASNLQIIPPAMYNENSSLFFPPGYGFDSQMAYGQFPPLPSPLSTIMIDGQLFSPHQIPVTPPYYPPAVSPGPPHATSVHSVSQAELMPGGSSSQENLIDSTFFGPGSGYYLPFGSFGGGDLSGNSGLGLYKFPGEFGSSERLPSRSSSLDTSRFMSPLSSGTVYPQPIGILGSYEQNVAQAFQGFGATPNSSSRYYAHGSSYQSGSGSSFSRNQFAIDKGGRRERERETISTSADTLGTSSDRNRGPRASKAKGRNSSEEGSASGIKDVESTSGFQVNEFNSLDFIVDYERAKFFVIKSFSEDNIHKSIKYGVWSSTPLGNRKLDAAYAGTKKMEGNCPLFLFFSVNASGQFCGVAEMVGPVDFENDADYWQQDRWSGQFPVKWHIIKDVPNSLFRHILLENNDTKPVTHSRDSQEVKLEQGIEMIKIFKNYDSETSLLDDFNFYDDREKSLLERKAKQRAISTGNTSTSLATESINQLSDNLTDTLRLDGAKNLSKMKDLE
- the LOC142546314 gene encoding YTH domain-containing protein ECT4-like isoform X2, whose translation is MTEQPLSPKDERIISVNPPPNAAILGASRNTKDMPATSETSGSLTTTYPFSSYKPQDQNYYFGGFDNGSGNWDNASNLQIIPPAMYNENSSLFFPPGYGFDSQMAYGQFPPLPSPLSTIMIDGQLFSPHQIPVTPPYYPPAVSPGPPHATSVHSVSQAELMPGGSSSQENLIDSTFFGPGSGYYLPFGSFGGGDLSGNSGLGLYKFPGEFGSSERLPSRSSSLDTSRFMSPLSSGTVYPQPIGILGSYEQNVAQGFGATPNSSSRYYAHGSSYQSGSGSSFSRNQFAIDKGGRRERERETISTSADTLGTSSDRNRGPRASKAKGRNSSEEGSASGIKDVESTSGFQVNEFNSLDFIVDYERAKFFVIKSFSEDNIHKSIKYGVWSSTPLGNRKLDAAYAGTKKMEGNCPLFLFFSVNASGQFCGVAEMVGPVDFENDADYWQQDRWSGQFPVKWHIIKDVPNSLFRHILLENNDTKPVTHSRDSQEVKLEQGIEMIKIFKNYDSETSLLDDFNFYDDREKSLLERKAKQRAISTGNTSTSLATESINQLSDNLTDTLRLDGAKNLSKMKDLE
- the LOC142546315 gene encoding uncharacterized protein LOC142546315 isoform X3, which produces MKAVFRSVICTKFAFSLRSLNPIPQSQPCLLLPRNVVVFPAQRSYHVRSMSGGESGINVLPSPNVRALENQFEELRHQLEDTGDSRERIRNISREIESTTRLMHYSLLLIHQSQPVPVKLLEFGLDVEDYLVGICFMSNELPRYVVNQVTAGDYDCPRKVLKFLTDLHAAFRMLNLRNDFLRKKFDGMKYDLKRVEEVYYDVKIRGLATNGDSTADHRQS
- the LOC142546315 gene encoding uncharacterized protein LOC142546315 isoform X2; amino-acid sequence: MSGGESGINVLPSPNVRALENQFEELRHQLEDTGDSRERIRNISREIESTTRLMHYSLLLIHQSQPVPDVLAKAKGHIDMLRDLYSKLAEIMQEHPGQYYRYHGDWRSETQTVVSLLAFMHWLETGDLLHHMEAEEKLGLKLLEFGLDVEDYLVGICFMSNELPRYVVNQVTAGDYDCPRKVLKFLTDLHAAFRMLNLRNDFLRKKFDGMKYDLKRVEEVYYDVKIRGLATNGDSTADHRQS
- the LOC142546315 gene encoding uncharacterized protein LOC142546315 isoform X1, translated to MKAVFRSVICTKFAFSLRSLNPIPQSQPCLLLPRNVVVFPAQRSYHVRSMSGGESGINVLPSPNVRALENQFEELRHQLEDTGDSRERIRNISREIESTTRLMHYSLLLIHQSQPVPDVLAKAKGHIDMLRDLYSKLAEIMQEHPGQYYRYHGDWRSETQTVVSLLAFMHWLETGDLLHHMEAEEKLGLKLLEFGLDVEDYLVGICFMSNELPRYVVNQVTAGDYDCPRKVLKFLTDLHAAFRMLNLRNDFLRKKFDGMKYDLKRVEEVYYDVKIRGLATNGDSTADHRQS